The window ATCACTGAACAGTATAAGGGCTGCTATAGCTAGGATATTGTAAAAATGATTTAGAACATTTTGATAATTATTCGATACAATAGAAACAAAATGAAAAGGGAATGTAGATATAAACCTCGGATCTAAGATATGGAACAGAAACTGCAGCAAAAACAAAGCCAGCAACAATGTAATATGATGGTGGCCTGCCCTTTACATGAGCTGCAACAAGTCTCTTATGTGTTGCTAGCTTTATTTTAAATTCATGGACTTTCGAATTGCGCAGGACTTTAACTAGAGCCTTCTCGCCAGTATATTTCTGGGAAACAAGATAACTGAAGCCAATGCGCTCGCCGTGCCTGAAAGGAACTGGTTACACAACAAGATTTGTCAGAAAATATGAcaatattagatttattttCTAAATGGTTAGGAAGTTgacatcaaaacttttcaaaTGTAAACAAGACTAATTGTTTAGGCTCTACATGGAAATTTGACACCTTGTAAATGAAGTTTTTCTAAGCTATCTAGATTATGACTTCAAGAAATTCATGTAGACTATCTATTGCCAGAGCTTAGGAAATACAGCCATACACAAACAATAAATAGAAAGTAAAAAGGCAAATGCAGGCAACACAAACGGTCCCGTACAAGTCTAACAAAGACTTAAAAGACATGCTGATAAGTCATGTATGAGGTGCACTTATCAAAATTACAGGGCATTGGATGCAACAAACACCATTCCAGAAAAGAGTCAAAAGTTCAAGGTTTGAGAAAGTGCGACTGACCTGTACCATCATTGGCAATGTCAATACCATCGAAGCTAAGAATAATATCTGATGGTTGCAGGCATCCAGACTCAGGAGCAGTTGGTTCCACTCTTCGAACACGAACACCCTTTTGATCAGGTTTCATTCCCATCGCTTTGCGGAGATCAGGATTCTCCATTTTCTGCCATTCTATTCCAAGTATAGGGAATCCTGAAATTATAATACATGAAGATATTAAATAACGGAACCTTCAAAAAACCACGTGGCAAATGTAAAATACCAGAAAGATAGAAGTGGTAACCATAGACTGGGTGTCATTTAAAAGGTTAACATGAGATAAAAACCAAAACAACCAGTATTTATTAATAATAAAGAAATAACTGTCACTTGGCTCAAAAGATCAATAAGGAAAATATACTCTTCAACCAAAGGAACTGCAAATATTGGATAATGCATTGACAAAATGAGAACATGAAAATAAACTATGTAGAACTTCTTTTGGCTGTACACTGGTCACAATCAATTTATTTCATGATAATGAACCAACATTAGAGCACATCAATCATAAGATGACCACGGAAATCATTAGAAGGGAGAAAACTCCGTATGAGGCCATTTGCGAAAATAAATCAATCATTGTCCAATGCTGGTTCGGTCACAAGGAACAGTCAGATCTGTACCAAGCTACAGATTATGCCTATCAATATCATCAGTGAATTATACTAAACTGGTTAGTTATAGGCACAAATTAATACCCAAACAGAGGTAATTATactaaaagaaaagaagaagggcCATGATCATACAATAGAAGTAAATGGCATATTCATGCAATTAAGTTGTATAGCATTTACCTGTATATTCTCCAGACTTTTCATAGTCTTGAATGAAATGCATAATAACTGGGGTGGGTATCACATAACCTATATTCTCTGCATCTTCATGTTTGAGAGATTGAAAAGCTATACCAACACATTTGCCCCTGTCATTAAAAGCTGGGCCACCTGAATTTCCTGAGTTAATAGCTGCATCTATCTGTCCATAAAACCCCAAAAGTTAAAAGACTTATGATTTCTCAACATGTTATCCTCACAGATAATACTATTCTAAATGAGAATTGTGGGGAGAAAATGAACCTGCAATCCTAGAAGTTCTGTAGAACCGTGAACATATGAAAGTATCTCTATCCTGGAGACCACCCCACTTGTCACAGATATTGTGTCTCCTCCAATTGGATAACCAACAACAGTCACAGCATCCTGAAGTGCTGGCAGTGATCCAAACTCAACAGGCAAAACTCCTTCCCAGAACTCATCATCATCGACAGTTAACAGCGCTGAGATCGATCAACCATTACAAATTGAGACCAGATAAAATATGAAATTCATTTGTCTGTACACATTAAACAAATAGAGCTTCCCTGTTTTAATCTACAATCTATTCCCAGAAGAAGAAAAAGCAACCATACATTCTCCTATACCTATTCTTGCAACAATGGCATTTTcaaattgaaagtttcaaaCCTGTAGCCAGTTCCAAGAGCTGACATTACCCAGAAAAACAAGCATAAGTATTCATCTTTACAAAATATGATCAATGTTGCACAGGGTTCAGCATTCTCAAATCCATGTTTTCCGAATATGTGGAACCCTATTCCAAATGCTATTATTTCTCCACTATCCACAACTAGATACCAGTACTCGGGCCACACACCATGCTATTGGAGCAATCTTAGGAAGCATTGGATAAGTACTACAATTGCAACAATTGAGAAGGAAAGAACAATGCAGGTTGCAGCAGAGAAGGGGAAATCATACCAATGTCGCACTCCGTCCCAATGGCGAGGACCGTGGCCAGGTACTTGGTGTCGGAGCCGCGCTTCTTAAGCTTGACCTGGGTGTAGTGCTCCACGGAGTGGGCGTTTGTGAGGACGCGCCGGCCTCCGATGATGAAGCCGCTGCTGCTGGAGCTGTACTGCCGCTTCCTCTGCCACGGCAGGGAGAAGTTGGGCTCCGTGTGCACGCAGAACACCTTCACCACGGCGTCCATGGACGGCACCACCCTCGCGACCTCGTCCCAGCCCACGGGTCcccccgcctccaccaccgcgtCCCCTCCTCCATTCGCCACGGGCTTCGCCTCCCCGCGGCGgggcggggacggcggccgCGACCCGTCCGCGTCGGCCGGGGCCTCGTGGCGCCGCGACTTGCGGCCCCGGCGgcccgcggcggccggcgcggggttgtcggcggcggtggaggccacGGGGGACGCGGGCGCGTGGTTTTCGGCGGCCGCCTTGTGCTTGCGGCCGCGCTTGCGCTTGCccttggaggtggaggagggatCGTCCATGgaggcgggctagggtttcgcggcGCGAGCTTGGGCCGAGccgacgaggaagaagaggaggaggagaggatggcTCGGTCGGACTTGTTATGGAGAGGAGTCCGGCTCGACCGACCGACGGTGCTATCAGTTTACGTTTCCTAACTGGGTTTACGTACACTAGAGTACGTTTCTCTTCCAGGGTTACACATTTGAAACATAGGATATAATATTCCCGACCTGAATTATCGTCACTTTCTTGTGGTTTCTGAAGCAATCATGAGTTAGGAtgttatttaaatttttaaaactaaGGGCTTGATGAATTAAGATATTGGCAAGGGTGTTGTTCTGATGGTCTGGATAAAAAATCAGAAATTCTCTTTTGCTGTTCTTATTATACAAGTCTGGTTTCCTCAGGTGAGTCTGATGAAGAGAGGTAGGTGTCAATTGCATATAAGACGTTGCAGAGGTTTCAGTGCTACTTATCAATGATCCAATTAGACGTTTTTACTGCAGAGTGTTAAGCTTCATATCCGATCTAAACTGCTTcttttttatactccctccgttttttaatatgtgacgccgttgactttttctcacatgtttgaccattcgtcttattcaaaaaatttatgtaattataatttattttgttacatgttgttttatcattcatagtactttaagtgtgatttatatcttatacatttgtataaaatttttgaataaaacgaatggtcaaacatgtgagaaaaagtcaacggcgtcatctattaaaaaacggaggtagtatatacttTGCCTGTGGAATTATGATGATTACAGGTTAGATTATTATAGTGCTATATCTGAAACTGAAACTTATCATGTGCAATTTCTGAAACAATTGTGACTACTCACTAGATGAAGGGCAAATGTTAATACCATTTCTATTTGTTCTGTTAGATTTATTTCCATTTAAATTCACAATTTGAAATGAGacgctccttttttttttctgaaattgaCCGTTTAAGGCTTGTAACTGCATGATCAATAATTATGTAT of the Oryza sativa Japonica Group chromosome 2, ASM3414082v1 genome contains:
- the LOC4330694 gene encoding protease Do-like 9 encodes the protein MDDPSSTSKGKRKRGRKHKAAAENHAPASPVASTAADNPAPAAAGRRGRKSRRHEAPADADGSRPPSPPRRGEAKPVANGGGDAVVEAGGPVGWDEVARVVPSMDAVVKVFCVHTEPNFSLPWQRKRQYSSSSSGFIIGGRRVLTNAHSVEHYTQVKLKKRGSDTKYLATVLAIGTECDIALLTVDDDEFWEGVLPVEFGSLPALQDAVTVVGYPIGGDTISVTSGVVSRIEILSYVHGSTELLGLQIDAAINSGNSGGPAFNDRGKCVGIAFQSLKHEDAENIGYVIPTPVIMHFIQDYEKSGEYTGFPILGIEWQKMENPDLRKAMGMKPDQKGVRVRRVEPTAPESGCLQPSDIILSFDGIDIANDGTVPFRHGERIGFSYLVSQKYTGEKALVKVLRNSKVHEFKIKLATHKRLVAAHVKGRPPSYYIVAGFVFAAVSVPYLRSEYGKDYEYDAPVKLLVKHLHAMAQSPDEQLVVVSQVLVADINIGYEEIVNTQVLAFNGQPVKNLKNLVSMVENCKDEFLKFDLEYDQIVVLETKTAKAATQDILTTHCIPSAMSDDLKT